The Oculatellaceae cyanobacterium genomic interval AGTACTTTAGCACCACTGAGACCATAACGTTCAATTAATGATTGAGGCTTAGATCCAGGGGTAAAGATGCTGCCATCAATAGCGCAGGGTAAGATTTTGACTTTCTGAGGATCTAAATTATTGGAAACACAAGCGCGATCGCAACTATAGCGGCTGATTGTCCAGATACAATTAGCTTGTTGCAATGCTATCAGTTCATGTTTAGGTAAACGTTCCCAAACTTCTTTCCCATAAGTCAATACTATATAAGGAATGCCTAGAGGTTGGCATAATATTTGTATTAAAGGAGCTAGTTTAATATGACCGCAGAAAACATGATCGGGACGTTTGCGGATTAAACAAGATAAAAGAAGTGCTGCAAGTTTTAGACGACCTAGCCAGGATGGTAAGGTTTTACAGTAATAAAATTTGAGCGGATAAGTATCAAAAGGATTATTGGGAAAAGAGCGATACTCCTTCGGAGTCGCTTCGCGAACTGACAAGTTAGCGCTTGCGCTATCGCGCAACAAAAATATCTCAGCTTGATAAAGTTGTTCAACAATGCCCTCATCCTGGTTAGGCATTAGTGACAAATAAGCCTGCAAAAGATCTTTAACGTAAGATTGAATCCCACCTTCACTCTCAAAAACTTCTATAAATACGAATACATGATTATAGTGATTTATGGTTTTCACTCCTCAAGCCTTTAATTTCAATAGACTTGTTGTAAAAATCAGTTATTTTATCTGTGTATGCGCTTCGCGCAGGCTAAAGCGCTATCGCGCATGAACACGCCAACATCTGTGTTTATCTGTGGTTAATTATCTAAAATATGTCTTATGCAAGAAGTCTAATTAATATTAGATATCTTTACTAACAACAATTAACGCCTGCGGTGATTTTTTAGCAACACTATAGTACTACTAAAAAACTCGCAGGCGTAATCACTACAAAAGAATTCAGATTTTAAAACAAACCTAAAGTCAGAGAAGTATCAATTGGGAAGGTAGCACCAATACCGAGCCAGATGGTGATGAAAGTACCCAATAAGAATACAGTCGTAGCAACTGGACGACGGAAGGGATTTTGGAACTTATTGACGTTCTCAATAAAAGGAATGAGCATTAGTGCAAGGGGAACTGATGCCATAGCAGCAATACCCATTAATTTATTGGGTAGAATCCGCAGGATTTGGAAAACAGGCCACAAATACCATTCTGGTAGAATTTCCAAGGGAGTAGCAAATGGGTTTGCTGGTTCGCCAATCATTGCTGGGTCAAGCACAGCTAGGGAAACACAGCCGCCAATTGTACCTAAAATTACTACTGGGAAAATGTAGAGCAAATCATTAGGCCAAGCGGGTTCGCCATAGTAGTTATGACCCATTCCCTTAGCTAGCTTGGCACGTAATACAGGATCGCTCAGATCCGGCTTTTTAAGAGTTGACATGGTTGAGGTTGTCTCCTTAATCAAATAAGATCAGCAGCGTACATTTCTAGTTGCGATCGCAAAACTTTTACAATGGGCCAGAAATCCCTTGCTTACGAATCATCAAGAAGTGTAGCAGCATGAACACAGCGATTAGCCAAGGCAACACAAAAGTGTGCAGGCTGTAGAAGCGGGTGAGGGTTGATTGACCAACGCTTTCACTACCACGAATGAGTTCAACAATTAAAGAACCAACAACAGGAATAGCTTCTGGTACACCAGAAACAATCTTGACAGCCCAGTAACCGACTTGATCCCAAGGCAGTGAGTAGCCAGTTACACCGAAAGAAACGGTAATAACTGCCAATACCACACCAGTTACCCAAGTCAACTCACGAGGCTTCTTGAAGCCGCCAGTGAGGTAAACTCGGAAAATATGCAAAATCATCATCAGCACCATCATGCTGGCAGACCAGCGATGAATGGAGCGAATCAGCCAACCGAAGTTTACTTCATTCATCAAGTACTGAATGGAATTAAAAGCATCCGTGACTGTTGGCTTGTAGTAAAAAGTCATGGCGAATCCAGTAGCAAACTGGATTAAAAAACATACCAGGGTAATCCCGCCCAGGCAGTAGAAGATATTAACGTGAGGAGGTACATACTTACTGGTTACGTCGTCTGCCATCGCTTGAATTTCCAAGCGTTCCTCAAACCAGTCGTAAACGTTCGCCATAAAGCCAGAGTTCCTAAAATATTAACTAGACATTCTCACATTGACTCAATGCGATTCTTGCTTTACAGGGAGTCCAAAGACTTTACCCTCCACAAGCATCAACCGTGTGTCCCACGGCGTTGAGCAGCTACATTAAGTTTGCTCTCAGCTTTGTTACTTAATTTTATAACTTTTCTCAGCTTAACTACAGGGGTTCCCTAGACGAATAGACGCTTTATGCTTAGTCATGGGTGATTGGTCATTGGTCGTTGCTCATAGGTCATTATTAATTAGTAATTGTTAATTGTTAATTGTTAATTGATTCTGTGATGCACAAACGAGGTTTTTGGGTTGGTTTGTTCTTGACCCTACAGATTATCTTAGCGTTTTGCTGGTGGACACCCCCAGCAGAGGCTTTGACGGAAAATCAGCAACTTGTGATGCAGTCGTGGCGAATTGTCAATAATGCTTATGTCGAT includes:
- a CDS encoding glycosyltransferase translates to MKTINHYNHVFVFIEVFESEGGIQSYVKDLLQAYLSLMPNQDEGIVEQLYQAEIFLLRDSASANLSVREATPKEYRSFPNNPFDTYPLKFYYCKTLPSWLGRLKLAALLLSCLIRKRPDHVFCGHIKLAPLIQILCQPLGIPYIVLTYGKEVWERLPKHELIALQQANCIWTISRYSCDRACVSNNLDPQKVKILPCAIDGSIFTPGSKPQSLIERYGLSGAKVLMTVARLWSGDIYKGVDVTIRALPKILQVFPEVKYLVIGRGDDQPRLAQLAEDLGVADKVIFAGFVPTDALVEHYRVADAYIMPSQEGFGIVYLEAMACGIPVLAGDDDGSADPLQDGRLGWRVPHRDPEAVAVACIEMLQGSDGRCDREWIRKQTLAAFSKDALTQQLKQLIDQVGC
- the petD gene encoding cytochrome b6-f complex subunit IV; amino-acid sequence: MSTLKKPDLSDPVLRAKLAKGMGHNYYGEPAWPNDLLYIFPVVILGTIGGCVSLAVLDPAMIGEPANPFATPLEILPEWYLWPVFQILRILPNKLMGIAAMASVPLALMLIPFIENVNKFQNPFRRPVATTVFLLGTFITIWLGIGATFPIDTSLTLGLF
- a CDS encoding cytochrome b6; the encoded protein is MANVYDWFEERLEIQAMADDVTSKYVPPHVNIFYCLGGITLVCFLIQFATGFAMTFYYKPTVTDAFNSIQYLMNEVNFGWLIRSIHRWSASMMVLMMILHIFRVYLTGGFKKPRELTWVTGVVLAVITVSFGVTGYSLPWDQVGYWAVKIVSGVPEAIPVVGSLIVELIRGSESVGQSTLTRFYSLHTFVLPWLIAVFMLLHFLMIRKQGISGPL